Within Novosphingobium resinovorum, the genomic segment ACAGCGAATCCAGAAAATCGAGGTTTTCCTCGCCCGGCACGCCGAAGATATACTCGACACCTTCCTGCTCGAGACATTCGATGAACAGGTCCGACGCCTTGCGCTTGTCGCTCTCGGCCATGATCCAGCTTTCCCTCTTCCTGCCGCCGGTCCCTGATGCCCGGCCGTCTTGATCGAGGCTGATACGCGATTCTGTTCAGGACCGTCCCTGATGAATTAATCAGCCTCGCCGTAGAAAATATCAGGCGGGGGCAAGCAGAGCTAGTAACCCTGCGCGAGATCGACCTGATGCGCCAGCGGCTCTCCGCGTAAATAGCGCCCGAGGTTACCGAGAAACCGCGCCGAGCCGCGCGCGAACAATGCATCCTGCGCGCGGCCGGACAAGTGCATGGAGATATGCACGTTCTCGCGCGACCACAGCGGATGGTCCGAGGGCAGCGGCTCGGGCGTAGTCACGTCGAGGAACGCCCCACCCAGATGCCCCGAATCGATCGCGGCGAGCAGCGCGTGCTGGTCAATCACCGTACCGCGCGCGAAATTGAGCAGGACCGCGCCCGGCTTCATCGCCGCGAACTGCTCCGCGCCGAACATGCCGGTCGTCTGCGGCGTCGAGGGGACGATCAGGATCACCCAGTCGAACCGCCCGAGCGCGCCCTGCCATTCGTCCTGCCCGAGTTCGCCTTCACCCGGCGTGCGGCGCGCGGCGGTGACTTTGGCGCCGAATACACACAGCATCCCGGCGATCTTCGCGCCGATCTCGCCCGCGCCGATCACCAGCACTTCGCTGTCCAGCAACTCGCGCTTGCCCGGCGAATCGGGCAGCCATTCGTGGCGATCCTGCGCCCGCACGACCTCGCGCCAGCCCTTGGCCATCGTCAGCATGCCCATGAGCGCATATTCGGATACGCTCTGCGCATGGATTCCCGCGCCATTGGTCAGCGCGACGCCGCGCTCCCGGAAAAGGTCGAGCGGCAGCCAGTCCACGCCCGAGGACATGGCGCAATACCACTTGAGCCCGGTCATCAGGGGCAATGCCTCGCGGGCCTTGGGCGGTGCGATCATATCCAGCCATGCCACTTCGGCGCGAGGTGCCAGCGCCATGAGTTGGTCGGCATCCTCGAACCACAGCGGCTCGACGCCTTCGGGCAGCTTGCCCTCCAGCCATGGGCGCGAGTTGGCATTGATCAGCGCGGCGGTCATGGGGCACTCCTAATCCGGGCAACTACAATAGCTTGCCA encodes:
- a CDS encoding D-2-hydroxyacid dehydrogenase, whose product is MTAALINANSRPWLEGKLPEGVEPLWFEDADQLMALAPRAEVAWLDMIAPPKAREALPLMTGLKWYCAMSSGVDWLPLDLFRERGVALTNGAGIHAQSVSEYALMGMLTMAKGWREVVRAQDRHEWLPDSPGKRELLDSEVLVIGAGEIGAKIAGMLCVFGAKVTAARRTPGEGELGQDEWQGALGRFDWVILIVPSTPQTTGMFGAEQFAAMKPGAVLLNFARGTVIDQHALLAAIDSGHLGGAFLDVTTPEPLPSDHPLWSRENVHISMHLSGRAQDALFARGSARFLGNLGRYLRGEPLAHQVDLAQGY